The segment AACTAAGTCCTTGGCTGGAACCAATGGTCACTATCGgattctggagagaatttgtccgcaccattggttccacccagCAGAGACAGCTGACACCCTAGTGGAACAATATCTCAAATGTTATGTGACTTACCAGCAGAACAATTGGGCTGAAttgctgccttttgcagaagtagcatacaacaattgcttgttgtgagctgctctgggtcttcggagaggggcggcttacaaatctaataaataataacaacaacaacaacaacaataataattctgtACACAGCAGCACGGGACTAACTCCTTTCTAGGTTCCCAGTGTCAACCTATACTCAAAAGCATCTGAAGGTcaagcaagaagcaatgggtggaagctgaacagggagagaagcaacttagaactaaggagaatttgcctggcagttagaacaattaacctgtggaacagcttgcctccagaagttgtgaatgctccaacactggaagtttttaagcatatgttggacaaccatctttctgaagtagtgtagggtttcctgcccaagcagggggttggactagaagacctccaaggtcctttccaactctgttgttgttgttgttgttgttgttgttgttgttgttgttgttgttgttactactactactactactactactactattattattattattattattattattattattattattaaaaactggCTTCTGTGGGAAGGGAAATACAATTGCAACTGGGTAACTCCCTGGGCTCATCGGTTATTTTTATTAAGATCTTTCCAAGTTGAAATGGCAGCGGATGTTATTTATTTGCATGGAGAATTTAATAGAAATCGCAGAACGGTCCCGGTCTAATTTCTCTGTTTAAGCGCattattttttcctcccttcgGTTCCTTTCACCCACGCATTCCAATGCGCTATTGTTATGCACCATGGACAGCGATTTGCACATTTTCATGCTTTCCAAGGACGGAgaaatagagttttgttttaaaaaaaatattattattaatataatatattcattactactactactactactactactactactactactactactactactactactagtagtagtagtagtagtagtagtagtagtagtagtactgttgttattgttgctgttgctattgttatcatcatcatcatcattgtaaaTCCCCATGCTCAACTTTGCGGCTGTCACGTGACCCAGTTCGCTGCTGGAATCGTCCGTCcaaaggaagaagggggggggggggggaacgccaATTAATAATGCTCGGatacattaaaaataagaaatgcaTCTAATATCGACGTGCAATTTTTTGAGGACGGGGGGGGAGGCTAAGCTCCCCCGGATGATGGGAGAAGCAGAGCGAGAGCGGAAAGAGGTTTCCCTTCTTTCAGTTGAAACCACCCCACCCCCGCCACCCCTTCCTTTTCCCCGCGCGGTGGTATCGTCCGAACGTCGGGTTAAAACCCCGGGGGGGCGACACAACGTTCTGAATCAGAACGTCGGCGGTCTGAACGTTCGGTCGGCCTTTCTGCGCGCGCAGCCATGGCGGTCAAGATCAAGGTGGTTTACTGGTAAGGGAGCAGCGGCCCGGGGATCCCCGCGCTCGGCTCGCCTCTGGGCGAAGGGGCTTCCAGCCGGGCGGGGATTCCCTTCGCCCCTTCTTGGTGCAATTCCTGCATGCGGCCCTTGGGCTTTTTCCATTGGATGGAGCCCTGTCCAGCCTTCTCCATTTGCTGGAATTTTGGGCACCGTTTCACTGGGCTGGACAGCAGCAATTCTGGTCCCAGTGGTGCGATGAAAAATACATCTTGAGGTTTCCGTAGATCCTGAGAAATATATCCACTGTCAAGCATTTGAATGCTTGTTTCTAGATTTGCCCTCATAGGGATCtggtgcagaggtcttcaaacttggcaactttaaaacctgtggacttcaattcccagaattctccagccagctaagctggctggagaattctgggaattgaagtccactggtcttaaagttgccaagtttggggatccctgtaaagcagtgtttttcaaccagtgtgccgcgagacatggtcaggtgtgccgcgaagaaggaagctcaggttcctgtctcgcaactttttgctgagagattgagagtgagagagaaagagagagaaagaaagagagagagagagagaaagagagtgagagagagaaagcaagataaagaaaagagagaaagcaagagtgagagagaaagaaggcaagagagagagaaagagagagagagaaagcaagataaagaaaagagagaaagcaagagtgagagagaaagaaggcaagagagaaagaaagagagaaagagaaagaaagtaagagagagaaaaggagaggaagcgagagagagaaatgagcaaaaaggggaggaaaaaagagaaatgagaaaatgattgagacagagaatgagaggaaagagagagaaacaaaagagagagaagtgactcttgatttaaagcatatgataaaaagcacccaaagaataagagagaaaaaaaccccagccctcacttggttttagaaatggttcaagagtgtgtatacacacacacacaaggggggggggaggatacagggatggaaaaagagaggagagtgtcttagagtgtcattttgtgtcattttggttggtggtgtgccccaggattttgtaaatgtaaaaaatgtgccgcggctcaaaaaaggttgaaaatcactgctgtaaagCATAATAgagaaatatgttaatttttccttttcttttgcttCTAGTGGAGCCTGAGGCTACAAACCCAAGGtatgtcatttattatttttcattaattaattttaattattatttttttaattgtcatATCTGGAAGGTTGTgtcttttaatcattttttttttaaaaaagatatgctTCTTTCAAATGAGCTTTTCATTTCTCTGAGGAAACGGTTTAGCGTTCATCTTTCTGAACTTTAcaactttctcctttttttccctcttgtaGTTTCAACAGCTCAAGAAGGAACTCGAAAAAGAGTTTCCGGGCAAGCTGGAAATAGTGAGTTTTTCTGACCATTCCTGATcccatcttccttttttttccttcttcttcttccggtCATTTCATGGGGTTTTCTAAATGAGTAGATTTAGGGCAAAAAGAAGATTTGGGTGGACATTTTAAGTAATTTATCGACTGCATtttaaagagccagggtggttagagtgcagctacttcagctagattagattagattagatttattggatttatatgccgcccctctccgcaaactcggggcggctcacaacaataataaaaaacagtacataataacaaatccaatgcccaccaatctaattacaatttacaattaataaattcataaaacagtcccaatatataaaaaaaacaggcacacaatcaatcaaatggcaaaacaacatgggcaagggggagatgttttagttcccccatgcctgacggcagaggtgggtcttaaggagtttacgaaaggcagggagggtgggggcaatcctaatctcaggggggagctggttccagagggtcgggccccccacagggaaggctcttcccctgggtcccgccagacggcattatttggtcgacgggacccgaagaaggccgactctgtgggacctaaccggtcgctgggattcgtgcggcagaaggcggtctcgaagatattctggtccggtgccatgcagggctttataggtcataaccaacactttgaattgtgaccggaaactgatcggcaaccaatgcagattgcggagtgttggagtaatatgggcatacttagaggagcccataattgctctcgcagctgcattctgcacgatctgaagtttccgaacacttttcaaaggtagccccatgtagagagcgttacagtagtcgagcctcgaggtgatgagggcatgagtgactgtgagcaatgactcccggtccaaataattcCTAGCTATAATTCAATTCAAATTTCATCgggctcaaggtcaactcagccttccatccttctgaggggggtcaaatgaggacccagattgttgggagcaagaggctgattctgtaaatcgcttagagagggctgtaaaagcattacaacgtggtatataagactaaatgctattgctaggtCTCATCTCTATAAACAAACTGAAAAACCTGCTTTACAAACATTTGATCTTCCGCAGACCCCTTGCATGTAATATAAcgaaagttgctgaggttgagaaatacagtggaaccccgacataagagctgctctacttaagagcaactcgagataagagctgggaggggagagatatttttgttctacttacaagcccaaattcgagatacaagcgccaaggagctgtctcctgaagccaaacgctaacttctgcgttcggcttcaggagacagctgcgaagcggcgcgcatgttttaaaaggttgcagccggcctggggggctcgggggggtgcttgcagctttctttcttgctctttttctttctctcttttaccttcccttcctctatttcttcttttctttctccttcccaccttcttccctccctccctcctttcactcattcctctcttactctcccctttcataagtttccttgcttccttcctctgttcctgtcccttccccctttctttctttctttctttcttgctctttttctttctctcttttaccttcccttcctctatttcttcttttctttctccttcccaccttcttccctccctccctcccttcactcattcctctcttactctcccctttcataagtttccttgcttccttcctctgttcctgtcccttccctctttccttccttccttcccaccctccgtccattcattcacccattcctctcttgatcgcttaaagccggtccctggtgcaaaaagggttggggacctctgtcctacaggattgggtggcagagaagttgaacatatgtaaatttaaaagtttaagaaagtttacaagttaagtgaaagaaacttcattattcatttatatgtacatgtacatttcttcattaaaaacatgtctttctgcataatttagactaactttgtgagttttttgagggctggaaccaattaaaattatttacattaattcctatggggaaaagtcgttcgagataagagctgctcgacttaagagcccaggtccggaacgaattaaactcgtatctcgaggtaccactgtacagtggtacctctgcttaagaacttaattcattccgtgaccaggttcttaagtagaagcacattttccccataggaatcaatgtaaaagcaaataatgcgtgcaaacccattaataaagaaataaaagctcggaatttgggtgggaggaagaggaggaagaagtggagaggacagtcgctgctgaaggaagaaggtgaggtgagggtttattccctctccaagcgcccagagaaaggaaaatgctttgttcgctctggactgccaaagcctccttaagcgccaccgaaaggctcctctggcagcccagaacagCCCAAGATGGCCGTAATtaaagggggaaaggcaggaaactggccaggcctttgtgccgctctcaaatttcctgggaaatttttccaagcttgggttcttaagtagaaaattgttcttaagaagaggcaaaaatatcttgaacatccggctatctagaaaagttcttaagtagaggcatttttaggtagaggtaccactgtagttgagatttctgcaggtagtcctcaagttacaacaattcatttagtggccgttcgaagttacaacggcactgaaacaaAGGGATATGACCGTTTTCCCACCCTTGGCTGAGGCAGCACCGTGGTGATTTGCCTTAGGACGCTTGACAATTGCATGCAGGTTAGATTCAGTCCAGGTACAGAGTGCATCTGGGTTCAAAGGTTAGGAGACAGTGAttggaagatgatgatgatgatgatgatgatgatgatgattattattattattattattattatttattagatttgtatgccgcccctctccgaagactcggggcggctatcaacaatataaaaagacaatgtaaacaaatctaatattaaaagacaatctaaaaaaccccaatttaaaaaaccactcatacatacaagcataccatgtataaattctataagcctagggggaagagaaatttcaattcccccatgcctgacgacagaggttgggttttaaggagcttgcgaaaggcaaggagggtgggggcaactctgatatctggggggagctggttccagagggtcggggccgccacagagaaggctcttctcctgggtcccgccaaacgacattgcttagtcgacgggacccggagaaggccaactctgtgggacctaaccggtcgctgggattcgtgcggcagaaggcggtcccggagataattctGGTCCATGATGGAAAAGCGGGGTGCACGTTTTTTGTGTTTCGGCCTGTGGTTTGTGAAGGGGTGATGGTGGTGTCTTGGTTCCATCTAGAGCGGCGAAGGGACTCCACAAGTCACAGG is part of the Erythrolamprus reginae isolate rEryReg1 chromosome 11, rEryReg1.hap1, whole genome shotgun sequence genome and harbors:
- the SELENOW gene encoding selenoprotein W, whose product is MAVKIKVVYCGAUGYKPKFQQLKKELEKEFPGKLEISGEGTPQVTGWFEVIVAGKMVHSKKNGDGFVDDDAKVNKIIKAIKAALA